A genomic region of Phycisphaerae bacterium contains the following coding sequences:
- a CDS encoding ParB-like nuclease domain-containing protein, whose amino-acid sequence MSEQMLDMSIVRIDGDTQPRTAINPGIVQEYAEAMEAGVQFPPVTVVHDGAAHWLVDGFHRFFAHRRLSRQQIKAEVITGELTEARWLSLAANKAHGVRRSNEDKAKAVAQALRMRPDLSDMAIASHVGVSNRMVGNHRAALDATLKNSKSPVSQTPTRVGRDGRAVNTSKIGRRARRGGIAKNAFQPVRGHSTPQPMRALNMPRDPVMGARTLIELFDATYLRALVVFLTKHLEGVSA is encoded by the coding sequence ATGAGCGAGCAGATGCTCGATATGTCCATCGTGCGGATCGATGGCGACACCCAGCCCCGCACGGCCATCAACCCTGGGATCGTGCAGGAATACGCCGAAGCCATGGAGGCTGGCGTGCAGTTCCCGCCCGTCACGGTCGTGCACGACGGAGCAGCGCACTGGCTGGTGGACGGCTTCCACCGCTTCTTCGCGCATCGGCGGCTGAGCCGCCAGCAGATCAAGGCGGAGGTCATCACCGGCGAGCTGACTGAAGCCCGCTGGCTCAGCTTGGCGGCGAACAAGGCGCACGGGGTGCGACGATCGAATGAGGACAAAGCGAAAGCCGTCGCCCAGGCGCTGAGAATGAGGCCCGACCTGAGCGACATGGCCATCGCTTCGCACGTGGGCGTCAGCAACCGCATGGTCGGGAATCACCGGGCCGCGCTCGACGCCACTTTGAAGAATTCAAAGTCGCCGGTCTCGCAGACACCCACCCGGGTGGGGCGCGATGGGCGCGCCGTGAACACGTCCAAGATTGGCCGGCGCGCTCGCCGGGGCGGCATTGCCAAGAACGCCTTCCAGCCCGTGCGCGGACACAGCACCCCCCAACCGATGCGCGCCCTCAACATGCCCCGGGACCCCGTCATGGGCGCCCGCACACTGATTGAGCTGTTCGACGCGACCTACCTCCGCGCGCTGGTCGTGTTCCTCACGAAGCACCTTGAAGGAGTCTCCGCATGA
- a CDS encoding ParB N-terminal domain-containing protein, with protein MNVELRPLAAIKPYEKNPRQNDAAVDAVAESIRRFGFRQPIVVDEAGVIVCGHTRWKAAQKLGLAEVPVHVARDLTPEQIRAYRIADNKTAELAEWNLDLLPIELAELQGAGIDWSLLGFDQDELAKLLGGELKQGLTDPDDVPEPPDAATTRPGDLIVLGDHRLLCGDSSKPEDVDRLLGGQPVHLCNTDPPYNVKVEPRSNNAIAAGLSSFQATESARRDGAMTHHQGFDLARDPGKVKRAARKLRPKDRPLENDFVSDEAFAAMLRAWFGNIARVLLPGRAAYIWGGYANCSNYPAALKEAGLYFSQAIIWDKQHPVLTRKDFMGAHEWCFYTWREGAAHVFLGPNNATDLWHVKKVNPQNMVHLTEKPVELAVRAIQYSSRVGENVLDLFGGSGSTLIAAEQTGRHAFLMELDPLYCDVIVNRWTNFTGKEAVRVRAEGQKSVHPSCAG; from the coding sequence CTGAACGTTGAACTGCGACCGCTGGCCGCGATCAAGCCGTACGAGAAGAACCCGCGTCAGAATGACGCCGCGGTCGATGCCGTCGCTGAGTCCATCCGCCGTTTCGGATTCCGCCAGCCGATCGTCGTGGACGAGGCCGGCGTCATCGTCTGTGGCCACACGCGTTGGAAGGCGGCGCAGAAACTCGGCCTGGCCGAGGTGCCGGTGCATGTTGCCCGCGACCTGACACCCGAGCAGATTCGCGCGTATCGCATCGCTGATAACAAGACGGCGGAACTGGCCGAGTGGAACCTCGACCTGCTGCCGATCGAACTCGCCGAGCTGCAGGGCGCCGGCATCGACTGGTCGCTGCTCGGGTTCGACCAGGACGAACTGGCCAAGTTACTCGGTGGCGAGCTCAAGCAGGGCCTGACCGACCCGGACGACGTGCCCGAGCCGCCGGACGCGGCCACTACGCGGCCGGGCGACCTGATCGTCCTCGGCGATCACCGTTTGCTCTGCGGCGATAGCAGCAAACCCGAGGACGTCGATCGGCTGCTGGGGGGACAACCGGTCCACCTTTGCAATACCGACCCGCCGTACAACGTGAAGGTCGAGCCCCGCAGCAACAACGCGATCGCGGCGGGCCTGTCGTCATTTCAGGCCACGGAGAGCGCGCGGCGCGACGGCGCGATGACGCACCATCAGGGCTTCGACCTCGCACGCGATCCGGGGAAGGTGAAGCGTGCCGCGCGCAAGCTGCGCCCCAAGGACCGCCCGCTCGAGAACGACTTCGTCAGCGACGAAGCCTTCGCGGCCATGCTGCGGGCGTGGTTCGGCAACATCGCACGCGTTCTGCTGCCGGGCCGCGCCGCCTACATTTGGGGCGGCTACGCCAACTGCTCGAATTACCCGGCCGCCCTGAAGGAGGCGGGGCTGTACTTCTCGCAGGCGATCATCTGGGACAAGCAGCATCCGGTGCTCACCCGCAAAGATTTCATGGGAGCGCATGAATGGTGCTTTTATACATGGCGCGAGGGCGCGGCGCACGTGTTCCTGGGGCCGAACAATGCCACCGACCTCTGGCATGTGAAGAAGGTCAACCCGCAGAACATGGTGCATTTGACGGAGAAGCCGGTCGAGCTCGCGGTGCGCGCGATCCAGTACTCATCGCGCGTCGGCGAAAACGTCCTCGATCTGTTCGGCGGCAGCGGGTCCACGCTGATCGCCGCCGAGCAGACGGGCCGGCACGCGTTCCTGATGGAGCTCGACCCGCTGTACTGCGACGTGATAGTCAACCGTTGGACGAACTTCACTGGCAAGGAGGCTGTGCGTGTTCGTGCTGAAGGTCAGAAGAGCGTTCATCCCTCGTGCGCCGGGTAG
- a CDS encoding DEAD/DEAH box helicase has translation MMQLRPYQLEAVEAVYRHLRERDDHPCVVIPTAGGKTPVIATICRDAVQRWGGKVLILAHVKELLEQAAEKLRAVAPDLPFGIYSAGLNRRDLGYAVTVAGIQSVYQRAADVGAVDLVIVDESHLIPPDGEGMYRQFLAEMQQTNPLVRVIGFTATPFRMKTGTICAPENILNAVCYEIGVRTLIVQGYLCPLRTKAGTQKPDTEKLHVRAGEYVASEVEALMDEDTLVLSACREIVTHAVDRKSVLIFASGIRHAQHVARVLGGSHGAECGFVCGDTLPFERADTLQRFRSGDLKYLVNVNVLTTGFDAPNIDCVALLRPTLSPGLYYQMVGRGFRLHPGKTDCLVLDFGGNALRHGPVDQLRVDDAAHGEGEAPVKECPTCHELVAAGYATCPACGHVFPPREMRQHDRRASDAGILSDQVTRVDYDVEEVFYAVHTKRNAPPDAPRTMRVDYRVGFNQYVTEWICVEHNGFARQKAAQWWARRSHEPVPASAEEAVELAQAGALAPTQRITVERKPGEQFDRVMRHELGPKPPRLDGEDGLPEYAAPLDEREVPF, from the coding sequence ATGATGCAGCTCCGTCCCTACCAGCTCGAGGCCGTGGAGGCTGTCTATCGCCACCTGCGCGAGCGGGATGACCACCCCTGTGTGGTCATCCCGACCGCGGGCGGCAAGACGCCGGTGATCGCGACGATCTGCCGCGATGCCGTGCAGCGCTGGGGCGGGAAAGTACTGATCCTCGCGCATGTGAAGGAACTGCTTGAGCAGGCCGCAGAGAAATTGCGCGCCGTGGCGCCGGACCTGCCCTTTGGCATCTATTCGGCCGGCCTCAACCGCCGTGACCTGGGCTACGCCGTCACCGTCGCCGGCATCCAGTCGGTGTACCAGCGCGCGGCCGACGTCGGGGCGGTTGATCTGGTCATCGTCGATGAATCGCATCTCATTCCGCCAGACGGCGAGGGCATGTATCGGCAGTTCCTGGCAGAAATGCAGCAGACCAACCCGCTGGTGCGGGTGATCGGGTTCACGGCCACGCCGTTCCGGATGAAGACGGGCACGATCTGTGCGCCCGAGAACATCCTTAACGCCGTCTGCTACGAAATCGGCGTCCGCACCCTGATCGTGCAGGGGTACCTGTGCCCGCTGCGCACCAAGGCCGGCACACAGAAGCCCGACACCGAGAAGCTGCACGTGCGAGCCGGAGAGTACGTCGCCAGCGAGGTTGAAGCCCTGATGGACGAGGACACGCTCGTCCTGTCCGCGTGTCGCGAAATCGTAACCCATGCGGTGGACCGGAAGTCCGTGCTGATCTTCGCGTCGGGCATCCGCCATGCGCAGCACGTTGCGCGCGTGCTCGGCGGGAGTCACGGTGCCGAATGCGGCTTCGTCTGCGGTGACACGTTGCCGTTCGAGCGGGCCGACACGTTGCAGCGCTTCCGCAGTGGCGACCTCAAGTACCTCGTCAACGTGAACGTGCTCACCACCGGGTTCGACGCGCCGAACATCGACTGCGTCGCGTTGCTGCGGCCGACGCTCTCGCCCGGGCTCTATTACCAGATGGTCGGTCGCGGATTCCGGCTGCATCCCGGCAAGACGGACTGCCTGGTGCTCGACTTTGGCGGCAATGCTCTGCGGCATGGGCCCGTGGACCAGTTGCGCGTGGATGACGCGGCCCATGGCGAGGGCGAGGCGCCGGTGAAGGAGTGCCCGACCTGCCACGAACTTGTCGCGGCCGGGTACGCGACCTGTCCGGCCTGCGGGCACGTCTTCCCGCCGCGCGAGATGCGGCAGCACGATCGTCGCGCCAGCGACGCCGGCATCCTGTCCGACCAGGTGACGCGCGTCGATTACGACGTCGAGGAGGTCTTCTACGCCGTCCACACGAAACGCAACGCCCCGCCCGATGCGCCCCGCACGATGCGCGTCGACTACCGCGTCGGCTTCAACCAATACGTCACGGAGTGGATCTGCGTCGAACATAACGGCTTCGCCCGGCAGAAGGCCGCGCAGTGGTGGGCGCGGCGCTCGCACGAGCCCGTGCCGGCGTCCGCCGAGGAGGCCGTCGAGCTCGCCCAAGCCGGCGCGCTCGCGCCGACGCAACGCATCACGGTCGAGCGCAAACCCGGTGAGCAATTCGACCGCGTGATGCGACACGAGCTGGGCCCCAAACCTCCGCGGCTCGACGGCGAGGATGGCCTGCCGGAGTACGCGGCACCGCTGGATGAGCGCGAGGTGCCGTTTTGA
- a CDS encoding winged helix-turn-helix domain-containing protein codes for MKKDEIKIGNCYQAKVSDRIVTVRIDSTNTHGGWNATNTATGKRIRIKSAQRLRRAVGDEAPASRRSKKASVEITPADEGIAAGRAEAAQPEVNPTVEVVTGQPVPAKKTRTRKPAAEPKPKRVSALDAAAQVLADAGQPMRAKEMIAAMAERGLWSSPGGKTPEATLYAAIIREIATKGDAARFRKVERGQFEYTGVAGN; via the coding sequence ATGAAGAAGGACGAGATCAAGATCGGAAATTGCTACCAAGCGAAAGTGAGCGACCGGATCGTGACGGTGCGGATCGACAGCACCAACACGCATGGAGGGTGGAACGCCACCAACACCGCCACGGGCAAGCGCATCCGCATCAAGAGCGCGCAGCGCCTGCGCCGGGCGGTGGGTGACGAGGCGCCGGCAAGCCGGCGGTCGAAGAAAGCCAGCGTGGAGATCACGCCCGCCGATGAGGGCATCGCCGCCGGTCGCGCGGAGGCCGCCCAGCCCGAGGTCAACCCGACCGTCGAGGTCGTCACCGGCCAGCCGGTGCCGGCGAAGAAGACCCGCACGCGCAAGCCCGCCGCCGAGCCCAAGCCGAAGCGCGTCAGCGCGCTGGACGCTGCGGCCCAGGTCCTGGCCGACGCGGGCCAGCCGATGCGGGCCAAGGAGATGATCGCCGCGATGGCCGAGCGCGGGCTCTGGTCGAGCCCCGGCGGCAAGACGCCCGAGGCCACGCTGTACGCCGCCATCATCCGCGAGATCGCCACGAAGGGCGACGCGGCCCGGTTCCGCAAGGTCGAGCGCGGGCAGTTCGAGTACACCGGCGTCGCGGGGAACTGA
- a CDS encoding bifunctional DNA primase/polymerase yields MSGALLNAALWYADLGYPVFPCAPGRKTPITDHGLLDATTEPEQISEWWSSYPQANVAIRTNGLLVVDVDGAENPWLLDEPDKLQRLAIAPTSLTPRGGRQYIFRQPAGRAWRNTAGQLAAHVDTRANGGYVVVAPSIVAGTAYRWLGGLDLPAAEKLDPPPDWLVALLDRIAARDGVTSATPVSETAIPTGQRNATLARLAGAMRRVGMSQAEILAALLRVNIDRCHPPMPQREVERIAASIARYAPDSIAVALIEDHYGQDRRQPAAGPLSSREIMKLHSLRKPVIRGLLRRGETMNVIAAPKTGKSWLVLGQAMAIATGRPWLGLFPAERGRVLILDNELHPETIAHRIPQVAAALGIGMDEIAEQIYVHPLRGQLRDILAMAAYFDAIEPRHYSAIILDAMYRFMPAGTDENDNGAMAGIYNRLDAYAERLGCCFIAIHHTTKGNQSAKSVTDVGAGAGSQSRAADAHLVLRPHEEPGAVVLEAVVRSWAPVTPIALRWEFPVWRPAPELDPAALRSEKLRRRSDPPEGEAETPADWDAEGFVQTLITERPQTRMAVLDAASALGLSRRRAQELLYTAEGRGLVHRWGGTGRKPAAFALIPEPLEDRS; encoded by the coding sequence ATGTCCGGCGCTCTGCTCAACGCAGCGCTCTGGTATGCCGACCTCGGCTATCCCGTCTTCCCCTGCGCGCCGGGCCGCAAGACGCCCATCACCGATCACGGCTTGCTCGACGCCACAACGGAGCCCGAGCAGATTTCCGAGTGGTGGAGCAGCTACCCGCAGGCCAATGTCGCCATCCGCACGAACGGGCTGCTCGTCGTCGACGTCGACGGCGCCGAGAATCCCTGGCTCCTGGACGAGCCTGACAAGCTTCAGCGGCTCGCCATCGCTCCCACGTCGCTGACACCGCGCGGCGGCCGGCAGTACATCTTCCGGCAGCCCGCCGGGCGGGCCTGGCGCAACACCGCCGGGCAACTCGCCGCGCATGTCGATACCCGCGCCAATGGCGGGTATGTCGTCGTGGCGCCGTCCATCGTCGCCGGCACTGCGTATCGCTGGCTCGGTGGTCTCGATCTCCCCGCCGCCGAGAAGCTGGACCCGCCGCCGGACTGGCTCGTCGCACTGCTCGACCGTATCGCCGCGCGCGACGGCGTCACGTCCGCCACGCCAGTGAGCGAAACCGCGATCCCGACCGGGCAGCGCAACGCAACGCTGGCCCGGCTCGCCGGCGCGATGCGGCGCGTCGGCATGTCGCAGGCCGAGATCCTCGCGGCCCTGCTGCGCGTCAACATCGACCGCTGTCACCCGCCAATGCCGCAGCGCGAAGTCGAACGCATCGCCGCGAGTATCGCACGCTATGCCCCCGACAGCATCGCGGTCGCCTTGATCGAAGACCACTACGGACAGGACCGCCGGCAACCGGCCGCCGGCCCCTTATCGTCGAGGGAGATCATGAAGCTGCATTCGTTGCGCAAGCCGGTTATCCGCGGTTTGTTACGCCGCGGCGAGACCATGAACGTCATCGCGGCGCCCAAGACCGGGAAGTCTTGGCTGGTTCTGGGCCAGGCCATGGCGATCGCCACGGGCCGACCGTGGCTCGGGCTGTTCCCGGCCGAGCGCGGCCGCGTGCTGATCCTCGACAACGAGCTCCACCCCGAGACGATCGCCCACCGCATCCCACAGGTGGCCGCCGCGCTGGGGATCGGTATGGACGAGATCGCCGAGCAGATCTACGTCCACCCGCTGCGTGGGCAATTGCGCGACATCCTGGCGATGGCGGCGTACTTCGACGCGATCGAACCCAGGCATTACTCCGCGATCATCCTGGACGCGATGTACCGCTTCATGCCGGCGGGCACCGACGAGAATGACAACGGCGCGATGGCGGGCATCTACAACCGCCTCGATGCGTATGCGGAACGGCTGGGCTGCTGCTTCATCGCGATTCACCATACGACGAAGGGCAACCAATCTGCCAAGTCGGTCACCGATGTCGGGGCCGGGGCGGGCAGTCAGAGCCGGGCCGCGGATGCGCATCTCGTGCTGCGCCCGCACGAGGAGCCCGGCGCGGTCGTGCTTGAGGCCGTGGTGCGCTCCTGGGCGCCGGTCACGCCGATCGCGCTGCGCTGGGAGTTCCCGGTCTGGCGACCTGCACCGGAGCTCGATCCGGCCGCGCTGCGGAGCGAAAAACTGCGCCGGCGCAGCGACCCACCTGAGGGCGAAGCCGAAACGCCCGCGGACTGGGATGCCGAGGGGTTCGTGCAGACGTTGATCACCGAGCGTCCGCAGACACGCATGGCGGTGCTGGACGCGGCGAGCGCGCTGGGGCTCTCCCGCCGCCGCGCGCAGGAGCTGCTGTACACCGCCGAAGGGCGCGGGTTGGTTCACCGTTGGGGCGGCACGGGCCGGAAGCCGGCCGCCTTCGCGCTCATTCCCGAACCGCTGGAGGACCGTTCATGA